The sequence catgtatttttaacttaatttatttttgttagatcTTGATGGGGTTACACGTTTTATTGATGAATCTTTCATTGGTATAGTCAACACATCATCATCACCATTTAAGATTTCTAATGTATCTAAAATAGATTTGCAGCAGTCAGTATCTACTCCAAATGAATCACAACAAATATCTGCACATAATGAAATacttggtaaataatatataaattcaattcaataataatgttaaatttttgaatgtattatgtagtataattttattttaatcaatttagaaTTTCTTCATAAAATGAATCGAACTATCTGTAATatcaaatatgatattaattcattaaatgagAAGGTGGATAAaatgtacgatatattattagaacCAAGTCGATTTGAAAATTCATCGTTTGAAAAAAGTACTGAAAATATATTCCAAACGGAACTGTCAAATCTTCCATTGGAATCAGAAGATGAACTAGATGAATTTGAAAGAAAACTTACAACTAATAAAGAATTCAGAATAAaactggtaaaaataaaaatctgaatatgctgtctatgtacaaatataatacctatgtataataactatataatacctatataaattaaaactaaagaaTAAATTGATGAAAATTCTGTCCAGGTTGCAGAGCTCAAACGTTTTTCACGTAGTACATTACCAAGTACTGTACGTATTATTATGAGACAACTATTTAAAGATGCACTACTTGAGAAATATAGTTACAAAGGTTTGAAGAAAAAGAAAGTATTCTATACCTTGGCTACATGTACAGTCATATTTGgtgagaatttttttattaaaataaatagaatttcaAACTATTCTTTCTCTAGTTTAAATAAACgtttacaaaaatgaataaacatttattttataaaaaaaagttattagctaataatatcatattacaattaattttgtattttgtcaatattaaaaaactaaattactatagtaaatTGACTTGTGtctttatcaaaatgtattaaacaaataactataacatattatagcaATGGTGAGTGGTTGTCCTTATATGATGAGATGttgaacaacaatattaaaaatgtaaaatagtattCTAGTTAAAGTCGTATAGAGTACATTTAAATACTActgaatatttcaattaaaattaatgaatctagatttataaaattgtaaatatgtaacTTGTCTTTATTGTGTTCAcctattgatatatataattctataactTTCTTGCAGTATTAATTCACTGTGCTACTATTATATGCTAGGCCAAATAATTGAAATGATTAACTgagtatttatcaaaatttgtttCCACATTGATATTgctatataacatgtatattaatgttattacattgaggtattatatattatgctaattatattatagtatagtaacaacattaatatataatctttatatcaaattaataaataataaataaatatatttaatatatattgatcaatatttatatggttgttcatttcatttttttccatttaaatgtcattattttcagatgcaataaaacaaatgaaaaaattcaaattaagtgATGCTGTTGACATTGAAACTCCTATAAGGACATTTATTTCTGGAGCTAAATTTAGGGAGCCGAAAAAAAATCTACTGACCCCGTCTAATGAACcatcattttaattatctagCTATTGTAACTattgtaactatttatttataactattgtagTAAGTAACTACTATATAATGATGAAgtgcttttatttttgttttacacttaatatttaaaattgtaatatttgtggTCAAGTGtaccactaagtatattttttattttattaattatatatataatataaattatattatataataaactgatCAGtgatttacaatttgtattgtcttaagtttttattatttcctttctataataacacaatatatttttattataaataatcattggaattaatttaaatacaataattatttattatttgaataattaatatggtaGAGGctatttcaaaagaaaaatgttgGGTGCTGATGAAGCCCTTTAGTCACCTACCTAATCTTAGAATCGAGGATTGTGCACAATTATGAGTAACTTTACTTTCTCCCACCACTATTAACAGCTATATctacaataaataatcaaatgtttaataatgtgtttaacaatattatcaacaataaatacataagtattaattaatttcattattaatgagTGCCACAAAATTGTAAGTGCTATTTTCAGAATTGGGGTGCTATATTCCCTACTTTAATtgagcatatattatatgtatgttaatattttacataaatattaaaaaatacatacatatataatatattgataaaataaaacaaaatattactactatggaaaaattataatatttaattaatgttaaatatatatgattaatagtatttcagggaaacaatatttttaatataatacaattgtatgcttatattatcatttcctaaataacaatatatactgattttgtttttaatgttcatTTAATTTCAAACCGGTGGccaaacaacaatatataaacattaatatcatattatttaatcaaaatatgatgaaatccaaataattatataatgtaatcattataaaaataataatacataaacgatcaaaaaatgttatcttgCTATCTgggatatatatttacaatattttacatcaatatacctaaaaattaatAGGTTTTGATTATTAACTGTGAACAATAACAATAGAATCTCCTTatgttttaaatcaatataattatattaaagtatgaaatattgcttgtacattttaaacacttaagcaattttttttttttttaaatacaaattggaCAATTGGATTTTGaataaacttttatgtattaaaaaaaatttgtgttatatacctataaactaGTATTTATACAGagtgtcccgtgaggatttacccattgcgatatctcctgcagaaacaataaaaatatcataatgctggtttttaataaaattcacagacataagaactacaaatatttcataatttaatttattttaatgtcttggtaaaaaatttaaaaaaatatatttttttatttaattatattttataatatttaattattattatagagttcattttttctaaaaatattgacgtttctgcattttaatttcattaatctcttgatttttaatattttttctagttccGAGAAAAACAGCCGGCTGTACGGGCACGCGGGGcacatgtttgatacaatgataccactatcatattaataaataattcacagtTTTTTTTAGCAGATATGCTTATAAACGAACATCAAAACTGAAAATTGCTTGTTGaccttttatatttaattgtttagttaaagagtaaataataacttaaaagaaaatataaatttatttcaccgAAGTTTTAATAACGTGAATAATGTaaagtatataatgatataaagttttaagttgattaaatttatttataagttattatattatttatgcataggTAAATGTTTCAACAATATTcggttgtttaaataataatatataaatgataaaatataatgcaatcataaaatcataatgcCAAGTTAGAATTGGATAAAGaaccaaaatacattttacattacttaataaaatgtgcaatagtaaaaaaaaatataatgcgtgttaaaaaaaaaaacaatgcagTTTTAGTTTACCAgtaaataacatacatttttaaaagctaTTATATCGAGATACAAGTGGTACAAGTAGGAGTTTTATATctctataaaatacaaaagtgGGTCAGacgtataaactaaaaaataaccgGTATTGTTTAAAactgatttataaaaaattactttgcTATAGTATACCTAAGCAGTAAGCATATCTAGTACCTAGTACTATGTATATTTGCAGATGTAttgaagaattattattattatatttttattttcaatataaaactgAATTGTTTTATCGAATGGAAACACTGGGACAAACTTACTGTGgaaaattctatataaaaagGATCTAAACTAATTTGTATTGGATCCTGCGGAGACCCGCAGGTGTAACTTTCAGTATTCACGATCATCATGGTGCAGAATGGTGATGAGGCATTACAATTTGAAAGTACTTACTTagctatctataataataaatctacatatattacttattaatattataatatcgggaCATGATTTCTAAtcgataaaaaatgatattattatcatttttcttgtaatttattttgctaGAAAAagtgttcataaaataaaatagtacctattgaaaaatatatttctattaccaatatatttatcattttgccattggaattgtatttaataataataataataatacaatatcaatcAAATAAGTATCTATgcagtttttaattgtttagtaattagtaataacatgatattttggtgaaatttaataattaaaacgtttataGACTACTAATTAccataaatacctattatatacatctaacatattatgttacgcttatattattataccaagcTCGGCAAGCTCTACTGTAGAAGAACAGCCACATACAacgtatttataagttattaaagtatataatattgatgttttaagttaattgtaaaataaaagcttatacctatgtaataaatatatttacgagtattagacttttataatttgtccccataataattaataaatacacttaACTGACTTAGGTACATCATATATAGCTTTACTATCTATACGTACTTTagtttagttatataatttgaaagaatacgtacatatttttaaaatgatttattactttatgtttataattataattaaatattatataaatttatttagtggATTATTGCTAAGATTTCAATGAATATTATTCCATCTAACGGCAATACAcgcttattcaattttaaaatacgtaacgggtataatgtaaacaaataattataactaattaaatatggAAAACTTATTGtgctaaataatacaatttatccgCATGTATCAGGAAATATTAAACTTACAGTGATCCTTTTGATCATTTCAATTGACTGATGTTTTTCATTCACGACAACCAagtcgttatataatataataaacacgaaGTAGTGtttattctatacattatattattgtatata is a genomic window of Rhopalosiphum padi isolate XX-2018 chromosome 4, ASM2088224v1, whole genome shotgun sequence containing:
- the LOC132929742 gene encoding uncharacterized protein LOC132929742; amino-acid sequence: MWSVVEFIDDRSVEVVPAYWLNKNKCAWPKKNSKKFIQKRVKPNEIDFDFLKARKLGKDRDNYTLAREKAKKAEYTSDLSTNNDTPSKMSETKNMKSTLNPKKKDKIMQQKANDALWSPSSPSDFFVDDGNFNKADKLADTVLVLSGTPNSPAIKLLPTILSSNSSNISNTDQTTVNDVKKKLNFNKTCHMMSPISTPDKIIEITDLDGVTRFIDESFIGIVNTSSSPFKISNVSKIDLQQSVSTPNESQQISAHNEILEFLHKMNRTICNIKYDINSLNEKVDKMYDILLEPSRFENSSFEKSTENIFQTELSNLPLESEDELDEFERKLTTNKEFRIKLVAELKRFSRSTLPSTVRIIMRQLFKDALLEKYSYKGLKKKKVFYTLATCTVIFDAIKQMKKFKLSDAVDIETPIRTFISGAKFREPKKNLLTPSNEPSF